One genomic window of Mucilaginibacter sp. SJ includes the following:
- a CDS encoding 3-keto-disaccharide hydrolase, whose translation MNKLFLIALTAIAVSGCHSSTPKNYNNDSTSVADTNQKKDSTAAAFEPLFDGKTTNGWHAYGKPAPGLAWKAEDGILHLDASQKGDWQSKNGGDMVSNEEYGNFDLKLEWKISKGGNSGILFHVKEDTTKYKYSYFTGPECQVVDNKENEDGKLIKHRAGDLYDLISISKEVIKPAGEWNQVEIVCNNSMLDFTINGEHVLSTTLWDDNWKKLVAGSKFKQWPDFGTFKTGHIVLQDHGADVWYRNIEIKKL comes from the coding sequence ATGAACAAGTTATTCTTAATAGCACTAACAGCCATAGCAGTAAGCGGCTGCCATTCGTCCACCCCCAAAAACTATAATAATGACAGCACCAGTGTTGCTGATACCAATCAAAAAAAGGATAGCACTGCTGCGGCATTTGAACCTTTGTTTGATGGCAAAACCACCAATGGCTGGCATGCCTATGGTAAACCGGCACCGGGTTTGGCCTGGAAAGCGGAAGATGGCATATTGCACCTCGACGCATCGCAAAAAGGCGACTGGCAAAGCAAAAACGGCGGTGACATGGTAAGCAATGAGGAATACGGCAATTTTGACCTTAAACTGGAATGGAAGATTTCCAAAGGCGGTAATAGTGGTATCCTGTTCCATGTTAAGGAAGATACTACTAAGTATAAGTACAGCTATTTTACCGGCCCCGAATGCCAGGTAGTTGATAACAAAGAAAACGAGGATGGCAAACTCATCAAACATCGCGCAGGTGATCTGTATGACCTGATCTCGATATCAAAAGAAGTAATTAAACCGGCCGGCGAATGGAACCAGGTGGAGATAGTTTGCAATAACAGCATGCTTGATTTTACCATCAATGGTGAGCATGTATTGTCAACTACGCTATGGGATGATAACTGGAAAAAACTTGTAGCTGGTAGTAAATTTAAACAATGGCCCGATTTCGGCACCTTTAAAACCGGTCACATCGTACTGCAGGACCACGGTGCAGATGTTTGGTACAGGAATATTGAGATTAAGAAGCTGTAA
- the recO gene encoding DNA repair protein RecO: MLHKTRGIIFRATDYGESSVIVQIFTERFGLQSYIINGAKKPKAKIGRNMLQPLHLLDLVVYHKNTGSVQRISELKNAPVLLSIPYDVIKSCIAIFLNEVLYKAIKQQSPDENLFDFIFSAIEWLDHQTESVANFHLIFLTRLTRYLGFYPDRYMAGEADYFDIKNGQFTRYKPESISYLSPPHTQNFALVLQTGFEDMHLLKLSNDERRYLVQKLLEYYAMHIEGFGNIKSADVLEEVLV; this comes from the coding sequence ATGCTGCATAAAACCCGGGGCATCATATTCAGGGCTACTGATTACGGCGAAAGCAGTGTGATCGTACAGATCTTTACTGAGAGATTTGGCCTGCAATCGTACATCATTAATGGTGCTAAAAAGCCCAAGGCTAAAATAGGCAGGAACATGCTGCAACCCCTTCATTTGTTAGATCTGGTGGTTTATCACAAAAATACAGGCAGCGTGCAGCGCATTTCCGAATTAAAGAATGCGCCGGTATTGCTCAGTATCCCTTACGATGTGATTAAGAGCTGTATAGCCATATTTTTGAACGAAGTGTTGTACAAAGCGATAAAACAGCAATCGCCGGATGAGAACCTGTTCGACTTTATTTTCAGCGCTATTGAATGGCTCGATCATCAAACCGAAAGTGTTGCTAACTTTCACCTAATATTTTTAACCCGGCTTACCCGTTACCTTGGCTTTTACCCCGACCGCTACATGGCGGGTGAAGCTGATTATTTCGATATTAAAAACGGACAGTTCACGCGCTATAAGCCCGAAAGCATTTCCTACCTCTCGCCCCCGCATACTCAGAATTTTGCTCTTGTACTCCAAACCGGCTTTGAAGATATGCACCTGCTTAAACTAAGCAATGATGAACGCCGCTACCTGGTGCAAAAGCTGCTGGAATATTACGCTATGCATATCGAGGGCTTCGGCAATATCAAATCGGCAGATGTATTGGAAGAGGTGTTGGTGTAG
- a CDS encoding LytR/AlgR family response regulator transcription factor — MKKVRVLIIDDERAARSEIRRLLGNNPDFEIMGEAVNADDALKMIGEQMPDLLFLDIQMPEKSGFDLLESLEQVPPVIFTTAYDQYAVKAFEVSALDYLVKPIRDERFEKAIAQARQRLSKADPAGQIFVKDRQQYHFIQWSSVHLIESMDNYVRIFFGDKNVFLKSSLNHLEDKLNSSIFFRINRAQIINRQYIQTITTLDGRLKITISTGAQLEVSERQSAKFRHWAANK; from the coding sequence ATGAAAAAGGTAAGGGTTTTGATTATTGATGATGAACGTGCCGCCCGAAGTGAAATAAGGCGCCTGCTTGGCAATAACCCTGACTTTGAAATTATGGGAGAGGCTGTCAATGCCGACGATGCCCTGAAAATGATAGGCGAGCAAATGCCAGACCTCCTTTTTTTAGACATCCAGATGCCCGAAAAATCAGGCTTCGACTTACTGGAGTCATTAGAGCAGGTTCCGCCGGTGATATTTACAACGGCTTATGACCAGTATGCCGTTAAAGCTTTCGAAGTAAGTGCGCTTGATTACCTCGTAAAACCCATCCGCGATGAAAGATTTGAAAAAGCTATAGCACAGGCAAGGCAGCGGTTAAGCAAGGCAGATCCCGCCGGACAGATCTTTGTGAAAGACCGTCAGCAATACCATTTTATTCAATGGAGCTCGGTACATCTTATCGAATCGATGGATAACTATGTCCGGATCTTTTTTGGCGATAAAAACGTGTTCCTGAAAAGCTCGCTCAACCATTTAGAAGATAAATTGAACAGCAGCATATTTTTCAGGATCAACCGTGCACAGATCATTAACAGGCAATACATACAAACCATAACAACCCTGGATGGCCGCTTAAAAATAACCATTAGCACCGGCGCGCAACTGGAAGTTTCCGAACGGCAATCGGCAAAGTTCAGGCATTGGGCGGCAAATAAGTAG
- a CDS encoding GMC oxidoreductase — translation MPDEPKNTAGQFTFDAIVIGSGISGGWAAKELCEQGLKTLVLERGRDVQHIKDYPTATMDPWEFKHRGEMTKDFLKENPLISRAAGYGEDDAHFFVKDKDHPYIQEKPFDWIRGYQVGGKSLTWGRACQRWSRYEFENPARFGYGIEWPIGYDDVAPWYSHVEKFIGVCGNKDGIEAMPDGEFLPPFDMNAVQEHISKKIKENYPDRHLVHARWAHITKPEQIHIDQGRVKCMARNLCMRGCPFGGYFSSVSSTLPWAKKTGNLTIRPFSVAHSIIYDEKLGKATGVKVIDTNTKEEFVYKARIIFMNASALNTNLILLNSKSERFPNGLGNDNGLLGKYIAFQNYRASVTADMDGFLDRYYFGRNPTELILANYRNLHKQETDYKGGFTTFMGAYRNRGPKETAEDKIGSAYKDSLTEPGGWSAYMYLQGETIPKASNHVRLSPDKKDQWDIPLLITSVEYDDNDERMIQDFLTQTADMFEKAGCTNIQKHENKQAPGLDIHEMGGVRMGKDPKTSLLNQWNQLHLCKNVFVTDGACMTTTGNQSPSILYMALTARAATYAAGEFKKGNL, via the coding sequence ATGCCTGACGAACCTAAAAATACTGCCGGTCAGTTTACTTTTGATGCCATTGTAATAGGCTCTGGCATTAGTGGTGGATGGGCGGCTAAGGAGCTTTGCGAACAGGGTTTAAAAACCCTTGTGCTTGAGCGTGGCCGGGATGTGCAACACATCAAGGATTATCCAACAGCAACCATGGATCCCTGGGAGTTTAAGCACCGCGGCGAAATGACGAAGGATTTTTTGAAAGAAAATCCACTGATTAGCAGGGCGGCAGGTTATGGTGAAGATGATGCCCATTTCTTTGTAAAAGATAAAGATCATCCTTATATACAGGAAAAGCCGTTCGACTGGATCCGCGGTTACCAGGTTGGGGGTAAGTCGCTTACGTGGGGGAGAGCTTGCCAGCGCTGGAGTAGGTATGAGTTTGAAAACCCTGCACGTTTTGGTTACGGCATTGAGTGGCCTATTGGTTATGATGATGTAGCGCCATGGTATTCACATGTAGAGAAATTTATAGGCGTTTGCGGTAACAAAGATGGCATTGAAGCTATGCCTGATGGTGAGTTTTTGCCTCCTTTTGATATGAACGCGGTGCAGGAACATATCAGCAAAAAGATAAAAGAAAACTATCCCGACAGGCACCTGGTACATGCCCGCTGGGCGCACATTACCAAGCCCGAGCAGATCCATATAGATCAGGGCCGGGTTAAATGCATGGCACGTAATCTGTGTATGCGCGGCTGTCCTTTCGGTGGTTATTTTAGCTCGGTAAGTTCAACGCTGCCATGGGCCAAAAAAACGGGTAACCTTACTATACGTCCGTTTTCGGTAGCGCATTCAATTATTTATGACGAAAAGCTTGGCAAAGCTACCGGGGTAAAAGTTATTGACACCAATACCAAAGAGGAGTTTGTGTATAAGGCCCGGATCATTTTTATGAATGCTTCGGCATTGAATACTAACCTCATCCTGCTCAATTCAAAATCAGAAAGGTTCCCGAACGGGCTTGGCAATGATAATGGCTTGTTAGGCAAATACATTGCCTTCCAGAATTACCGGGCATCGGTAACGGCCGATATGGATGGCTTTTTAGATCGTTATTATTTCGGCCGAAACCCAACAGAGCTCATTCTGGCTAATTATCGAAACCTGCACAAACAGGAAACCGATTATAAAGGCGGTTTCACCACTTTTATGGGCGCATACCGCAACCGGGGACCAAAGGAAACTGCTGAAGACAAAATAGGGAGCGCTTACAAAGATTCCCTTACGGAACCGGGCGGCTGGAGTGCTTATATGTACCTGCAGGGCGAAACCATACCCAAGGCCAGCAATCATGTACGCTTAAGTCCGGATAAAAAAGACCAGTGGGATATTCCGCTGCTGATCACTTCGGTTGAGTATGATGATAACGACGAGCGCATGATCCAGGACTTTTTAACCCAGACTGCTGATATGTTTGAGAAGGCAGGCTGCACTAATATCCAAAAGCATGAAAACAAGCAGGCCCCAGGTCTCGATATCCATGAAATGGGTGGCGTACGTATGGGTAAAGACCCTAAAACGTCGCTGCTTAACCAGTGGAACCAGTTGCATCTGTGTAAAAACGTATTTGTTACCGACGGCGCCTGCATGACCACTACAGGAAACCAGAGCCCATCGATATTGTATATGGCATTAACCGCCCGTGCAGCTACATATGCCGCAGGCGAATTTAAAAAGGGAAATCTTTAA
- a CDS encoding DUF1801 domain-containing protein, with protein MPKEEVTDLLFFLRTFPSEVRECALWLRDFIWDLYPQANELIYDNYNALAVGWSPTKKMSHIFCSFALYRGGNYNTHFGFYWGAELSDPHKILIGEGKQYRYLLVNDIEAFPQQEIKKLVDEAWQNSLAKVKDAKQLTQGKTIVKMVSISAKRNSKRLRISAVKVYKSL; from the coding sequence ATGCCGAAAGAAGAGGTTACCGATCTGCTTTTCTTTTTGAGGACCTTCCCATCCGAAGTGCGGGAGTGTGCTTTATGGCTGCGCGATTTCATATGGGATCTGTACCCGCAGGCCAATGAGCTTATTTATGATAATTACAATGCTTTGGCCGTGGGCTGGTCGCCTACCAAAAAAATGAGCCATATCTTTTGCTCATTTGCCCTGTACCGTGGGGGTAATTACAATACCCATTTCGGCTTTTACTGGGGCGCTGAACTTTCCGATCCGCACAAAATACTTATTGGCGAAGGCAAGCAGTACCGCTATTTGCTGGTGAACGATATTGAAGCTTTTCCGCAGCAGGAAATAAAAAAACTGGTTGATGAGGCCTGGCAGAATTCACTGGCAAAAGTTAAAGATGCCAAACAACTAACCCAAGGCAAAACTATTGTAAAAATGGTATCAATAAGCGCGAAAAGAAACTCAAAGCGCCTAAGAATTAGCGCCGTTAAAGTCTATAAATCATTATGA
- a CDS encoding diacylglycerol kinase family protein — translation MKRLVRSFGFAFKGLGYAAKTQPNFRFHLVAGTIAVILGLLFQISTAEWLWLAACIAVVLITELLNTSLETLTDLVSPTYNEKAGHVKDIAAGAVVVAALFALITGIVIFLPKIILLIRHAA, via the coding sequence ATGAAAAGGTTGGTACGCAGTTTTGGTTTTGCGTTTAAGGGTTTGGGGTATGCTGCTAAAACCCAGCCTAACTTCAGGTTTCATTTGGTGGCCGGAACGATCGCCGTAATCCTGGGCTTACTTTTTCAGATCTCAACTGCCGAGTGGCTTTGGCTTGCGGCCTGCATTGCAGTAGTGCTTATCACCGAATTACTCAATACTTCGCTCGAAACATTGACCGACCTGGTTTCGCCTACTTATAACGAAAAAGCGGGGCATGTAAAAGATATAGCTGCCGGCGCTGTTGTTGTGGCTGCCTTATTTGCACTGATAACGGGGATAGTTATTTTTTTACCGAAGATCATTTTATTGATAAGGCATGCTGCATAA
- a CDS encoding glucosamine-6-phosphate deaminase yields MKLHIYPDYNTMSKAAADLVVTLVNQKPDALICFPSGDSPTGMFSYLVQYANLGRVDFSQTNFVGLDEWVGLDRTNDGSCTYFLEKHFFTPLNISPKKVKFFNAVTDDLDAECQAMNKHIDKLGGLDMMVVGVGLNGHIGLNEPGADFRSYAHHSPLAPITIEVAQKYFTTDTVLTEGITLGLRHLAEAAVPVLIASGDKKAPIIAEALQGCVTNDVPASIFKTLQNAQIFMDDAAAAQLEA; encoded by the coding sequence ATGAAACTACATATATATCCTGATTATAATACCATGTCGAAAGCTGCGGCCGATTTGGTAGTTACCCTGGTTAACCAAAAGCCCGATGCGCTGATCTGTTTTCCATCCGGAGATTCGCCAACCGGCATGTTCAGCTACCTGGTTCAATATGCAAACCTCGGTCGGGTTGATTTTAGCCAAACCAACTTTGTGGGACTGGATGAATGGGTTGGCCTCGATCGTACTAATGACGGCAGCTGTACTTACTTCCTCGAAAAGCATTTTTTTACGCCGCTTAACATTTCACCCAAAAAAGTTAAATTTTTTAATGCTGTGACTGATGATCTGGATGCCGAATGCCAGGCCATGAATAAACATATTGATAAACTTGGAGGATTAGATATGATGGTAGTTGGCGTGGGGCTTAATGGTCACATTGGCCTTAATGAGCCTGGTGCCGATTTTCGTTCTTATGCGCATCATTCGCCATTAGCTCCTATTACTATAGAGGTTGCACAAAAATACTTTACTACCGATACTGTTTTAACCGAAGGCATAACCCTTGGCTTACGGCATTTGGCCGAAGCCGCTGTGCCGGTGCTTATTGCCAGTGGAGATAAAAAAGCACCTATTATTGCGGAGGCTTTGCAAGGATGTGTTACTAATGATGTCCCGGCCTCAATATTTAAAACGCTGCAAAATGCGCAGATATTTATGGATGATGCCGCCGCAGCGCAACTGGAAGCTTAG
- a CDS encoding sensor histidine kinase, with protein sequence MKQQVTISLYWKCQLIGWSVAALYWGYTGYNQPGFNLWLGILQFTTDVAVYITITHVYRRFAVKLGWQNLGLNKLIPRLVPTVIVLGLVYLFVTVAKVYLFRVWFKPGFSEAFGDFFDFYRDSIFVAGVRLMSIWLLAYHMYHYSKREIGIAKENARLAVITRDAQLNNLSAQLNPHFLFNSLNNIKALVIDDPKSARRAIDLLADLLRDSLYSGDKQMISIKEELELVKDYLELEKLRLEERLQYHIEAGDEYHSILIPRLCIQTLVENAIKHGIGQQKQGGLISIKLTNNHSGLTICITNPGSLKPVEESSGLGIKNLSERLRLQYKGAAYFIISEANDMVTATIKIPLA encoded by the coding sequence TTGAAACAGCAGGTAACTATATCACTTTATTGGAAATGCCAGCTTATTGGCTGGTCGGTTGCGGCGCTTTACTGGGGGTATACCGGCTACAATCAGCCGGGCTTTAACTTGTGGTTGGGCATTCTTCAATTTACTACCGATGTTGCCGTTTATATTACCATAACCCACGTTTACCGTCGCTTTGCAGTAAAGTTGGGCTGGCAAAACCTCGGATTAAACAAATTAATACCCCGGTTGGTACCCACAGTTATAGTATTGGGGTTGGTTTACCTGTTTGTAACTGTTGCAAAGGTTTACCTTTTCAGAGTGTGGTTTAAACCGGGGTTCTCGGAAGCGTTCGGTGATTTTTTTGATTTCTACCGTGATAGCATTTTTGTAGCCGGAGTACGCCTGATGTCCATCTGGCTGCTTGCCTATCACATGTACCACTATTCAAAACGCGAGATTGGCATTGCTAAGGAAAACGCCCGGCTGGCGGTTATTACCCGCGATGCACAGCTTAATAACCTTTCGGCGCAGCTTAATCCTCATTTTCTGTTCAACTCTTTAAATAACATCAAAGCTTTGGTTATTGATGATCCCAAATCGGCAAGGCGGGCAATTGACCTGCTGGCCGATCTGCTGCGGGACTCCCTTTACAGCGGCGACAAACAAATGATCTCCATAAAAGAAGAGCTGGAACTTGTTAAAGATTACCTCGAACTGGAAAAACTCCGGCTTGAAGAGCGTTTGCAGTATCACATTGAAGCGGGCGATGAGTATCATAGTATACTTATTCCCCGCTTGTGTATTCAAACGCTTGTTGAAAATGCTATTAAGCACGGCATCGGCCAGCAGAAGCAAGGGGGGCTTATCAGCATAAAACTCACTAATAACCATAGCGGTTTAACGATATGTATAACCAATCCGGGCAGCTTAAAGCCTGTTGAAGAAAGCAGCGGATTAGGCATTAAAAATTTGAGCGAACGTTTGCGATTACAGTACAAAGGCGCAGCCTATTTTATCATCAGCGAAGCTAATGACATGGTAACAGCAACTATTAAAATCCCTTTAGCATGA
- a CDS encoding CocE/NonD family hydrolase, producing the protein MIRKLISLLLLCLVFGKMASAQNKKTTGIYLQDSVLLKTRKGAFITVMITRKKSVTEKLPTIFQFTIYARRTDTLKTQEAADRGYVGVFAYTRGKWNSPGKPLAYETDGRDAYDVIDWISKQPWSDGRVGMYGGSYNGFTQWAATKKLHPALKTIVPSAAVAPGLDVPMTNNVQMSFVFSWTYYTGNNKFLDEKDYNSPQWNQLYWKWYNTGLAYHTLDSLTGRGPNNMFRHWVAHPTYDQYWQDMIPYKKEFADINIPVLTTTGYYDGGQIGGMYYYREHLKYNYNANHYVIIGPYGHFGSQGHPDSVFNGYRIDDAARINIHQIIYQWFDYIFKNKPKPAILKNKFNFEVMGSNEWKHVPSLKQMSNDTLKFYLDNSRLSPVKPLKKAFTSQRVDFANRDSISSYYFLNQLIYDTLNTGSSLVFKSDPLEKPLTLSGAFSGVLKTIINKKDMDYHVVMFEEMPNGKYFYLTYFMGRASYAGNPEKRHLLKPGQMENIPFTNSYITSKQFSKGSRIVILLNINKSPFEQINYGTGKNVSDETISDAKVPLQIKWFNDSYINIPVLR; encoded by the coding sequence ATGATTAGAAAATTAATCTCTCTGCTCTTGCTATGCCTTGTTTTTGGCAAAATGGCATCGGCACAAAACAAAAAAACTACGGGAATTTATCTTCAGGATAGCGTACTGTTAAAAACCCGTAAGGGTGCATTTATAACAGTAATGATAACCCGTAAAAAAAGTGTAACCGAAAAGCTGCCAACCATTTTTCAATTCACCATATATGCCCGCCGTACCGATACATTAAAAACACAGGAAGCTGCAGATAGGGGTTATGTTGGCGTATTTGCCTATACCCGCGGCAAATGGAACAGTCCCGGTAAGCCGCTGGCTTATGAAACCGATGGCCGCGATGCATACGATGTGATTGACTGGATCAGCAAACAACCCTGGAGCGATGGCCGGGTTGGCATGTACGGAGGCAGTTATAACGGCTTTACCCAATGGGCAGCTACCAAAAAGCTTCACCCGGCGCTTAAAACCATTGTACCATCGGCCGCGGTAGCACCAGGACTTGATGTACCCATGACCAATAATGTGCAAATGAGCTTCGTTTTTTCGTGGACCTATTACACCGGTAACAATAAATTCCTGGATGAAAAAGATTACAACAGTCCGCAGTGGAACCAGCTGTACTGGAAATGGTATAATACAGGATTAGCATATCACACGCTCGACAGCCTTACTGGCAGAGGGCCCAATAACATGTTCAGGCACTGGGTAGCACACCCCACTTATGATCAATATTGGCAGGATATGATCCCTTATAAAAAAGAATTTGCAGATATCAACATACCCGTGTTAACAACTACCGGCTACTACGATGGCGGACAAATTGGCGGCATGTATTACTATCGCGAACATCTTAAATATAATTATAACGCCAATCACTATGTCATCATCGGCCCCTACGGGCATTTCGGTTCACAGGGGCATCCCGATTCGGTTTTTAACGGTTACCGCATTGATGATGCGGCGCGGATCAACATCCACCAAATTATTTACCAGTGGTTTGACTATATCTTCAAAAACAAACCCAAACCTGCTATCCTAAAGAATAAATTCAACTTTGAAGTTATGGGTAGCAACGAGTGGAAACATGTGCCTTCATTAAAGCAAATGAGTAACGATACCCTGAAATTTTACCTGGATAATTCCCGGTTATCTCCGGTTAAACCATTGAAGAAAGCTTTCACATCTCAACGTGTAGATTTTGCCAACCGAGATAGTATCAGCAGTTATTATTTTTTAAATCAGCTTATTTACGACACGCTGAATACCGGCAGCAGCCTCGTTTTTAAAAGTGATCCGCTCGAAAAGCCTTTAACTTTAAGCGGAGCTTTTTCGGGCGTTTTAAAAACCATCATCAATAAAAAAGATATGGACTACCACGTGGTGATGTTTGAAGAAATGCCAAACGGTAAATACTTTTATCTCACTTACTTTATGGGCAGGGCGAGTTATGCCGGCAACCCGGAGAAAAGGCATTTATTAAAACCGGGACAAATGGAAAACATTCCCTTTACCAACAGCTATATCACCAGCAAGCAATTTAGCAAAGGCAGCCGTATCGTGATCCTGCTCAATATCAACAAGAGCCCTTTTGAGCAAATCAACTACGGAACAGGTAAGAATGTAAGTGACGAAACTATCAGTGATGCTAAAGTGCCGCTGCAAATAAAATGGTTTAATGACAGTTATATTAATATTCCGGTGCTCAGGTGA
- a CDS encoding efflux RND transporter permease subunit: MFWKHIASAILKNRLIIFICVLALSAFMGYEASKVKITFNGGKVLPVTDSAFIRYAEFKKTFGQDASSMVIGIKSPDIFDKDVFNDWYQIGEQLKKIKGIKAVISAANIYNLQKDTLQHKFVLKPLVTGPLPTTAAVDSVKQQLASMPFYKGLVVSEDGQSTLMAITFDDKIINTPFRVPIIKKIDQLGQAFEKKHNIKVHYSGLPLIRTVVGDLVAHEFSLFLSLSVAITGLILLLFFRSVFPVIFPVMIVILGVIFSLGVLRLMHYEMTILTGIIPPLIVVIGIPNCVFILNKYFHEYGISGNKMAALEVAVERAGITTFIANVTTAIGFGVLCFTNSELLTQFGLVASIGILGTFALSLILVPIIFSFLPAPRASQTGIKDSKLMDGLLATLDKLVHTKRKTIYLATAILVIISIAGMIRININGYVVDDLPQSNNTLHDLKFFESNFKGVLPLEVSIDTKRKNGVMNLATIRKVEKLEKLISSYPEFSRSVSLIQVLKFSTQAFYGGNPEYYRLPDGLEQNFILNYAGNSGKGTSGLLKTYLDSTHRVTRVTFEMVDAGSKKMNTVLAELQPRIDSIFNPKKFHVELTGSSIIFIKGTNYLLTNLYESLAWAIALIAGVMWILFRGIKMIAISLVPNLVPLVITAGIMGFFGIPLKPSTILIFSIAMGISSDQTIYFITRYRHELRHSKKSISQIVSDTIRETGVSMIFIATVLFFGFGIFAVSKFGGTAALGILLSITLLVAMISNLTLLPAFLLSLEGGVDRKKIKGPDIEE; this comes from the coding sequence ATGTTCTGGAAACATATAGCTTCTGCAATTCTTAAAAACAGGCTGATAATTTTTATTTGCGTTTTAGCGCTGAGTGCCTTTATGGGCTATGAAGCGTCGAAAGTAAAAATCACCTTCAATGGCGGCAAAGTGCTTCCGGTTACCGATTCGGCTTTTATCCGCTACGCCGAGTTTAAGAAAACCTTCGGGCAGGATGCTTCATCGATGGTTATCGGGATTAAATCACCCGATATTTTTGATAAAGATGTTTTTAATGACTGGTACCAGATTGGCGAACAGTTAAAGAAAATAAAAGGGATCAAAGCTGTGATCTCGGCTGCTAATATCTACAACCTGCAAAAGGACACCCTGCAGCATAAATTTGTACTGAAGCCTTTGGTTACCGGTCCGCTGCCAACCACCGCGGCAGTTGATAGTGTAAAACAACAACTTGCTTCCATGCCATTTTACAAAGGCTTAGTTGTAAGTGAAGATGGCCAAAGTACCTTAATGGCCATCACTTTTGACGATAAGATCATCAATACCCCTTTCCGCGTGCCTATCATTAAAAAGATCGACCAGCTTGGGCAGGCATTTGAAAAGAAACATAATATTAAAGTACACTATTCGGGTTTACCACTGATCCGCACCGTGGTTGGCGACCTGGTAGCTCACGAGTTTTCATTATTCCTGAGCCTTTCGGTAGCCATTACCGGCCTTATCCTTTTGCTTTTTTTCCGGTCGGTATTCCCGGTTATTTTCCCGGTGATGATCGTGATATTGGGTGTGATATTTAGCCTGGGCGTATTGCGGCTAATGCATTATGAAATGACCATTCTTACGGGCATCATTCCCCCGCTTATTGTGGTGATCGGCATCCCTAACTGTGTGTTCATCCTCAATAAATATTTTCATGAGTACGGCATCAGCGGTAATAAAATGGCTGCTTTGGAAGTAGCTGTTGAGCGTGCAGGCATTACCACTTTTATCGCCAATGTTACAACAGCCATAGGTTTCGGTGTATTATGCTTTACTAACAGCGAATTGCTTACCCAGTTTGGCCTGGTAGCTTCAATCGGCATCCTGGGTACTTTTGCATTGAGCCTTATTTTGGTACCTATTATTTTCAGTTTCCTGCCAGCGCCAAGGGCAAGCCAAACTGGCATTAAAGACAGCAAACTGATGGACGGCCTGCTGGCCACTTTAGATAAACTGGTGCATACTAAACGTAAAACTATTTATTTAGCTACAGCTATATTGGTTATCATCTCCATTGCTGGTATGATCAGGATTAATATCAATGGATATGTGGTTGACGATTTGCCGCAAAGCAATAATACCCTGCATGATCTTAAATTTTTTGAATCGAATTTTAAAGGGGTGCTACCCCTGGAGGTTAGTATCGATACCAAACGCAAAAACGGCGTAATGAACTTAGCTACCATCCGTAAGGTAGAGAAGCTGGAAAAACTAATTTCATCATATCCTGAGTTCAGCCGTTCAGTATCGTTGATCCAGGTGTTGAAATTCAGCACACAGGCGTTTTATGGCGGCAACCCGGAGTACTACCGATTGCCCGACGGACTGGAGCAAAACTTTATCCTCAACTATGCCGGAAACTCAGGCAAAGGTACAAGCGGCCTGCTGAAAACCTATCTCGACAGCACCCATCGCGTTACCCGGGTTACCTTTGAAATGGTTGATGCCGGCTCAAAAAAGATGAATACCGTACTGGCCGAATTACAACCCAGGATCGATTCTATTTTCAATCCGAAGAAGTTTCATGTTGAACTAACGGGTTCAAGTATCATATTTATAAAAGGCACCAACTACCTGTTGACAAACCTTTATGAAAGCCTGGCCTGGGCTATAGCGCTGATAGCTGGTGTTATGTGGATCCTCTTCCGTGGCATAAAAATGATTGCCATATCGCTGGTGCCGAACCTTGTTCCGCTTGTTATCACAGCCGGCATTATGGGTTTTTTTGGTATCCCGCTTAAGCCGTCGACTATATTGATATTCAGCATAGCCATGGGCATCTCGTCCGATCAGACCATCTATTTCATTACCCGTTACCGTCATGAATTACGTCACAGCAAAAAGAGCATCTCGCAAATAGTTTCAGATACCATCCGCGAAACCGGGGTGAGCATGATCTTTATCGCTACCGTGTTATTTTTCGGTTTCGGGATCTTTGCGGTATCAAAATTTGGAGGTACTGCGGCACTGGGGATCCTGTTATCTATAACTCTTCTTGTGGCCATGATCAGTAACCTTACTTTGCTACCTGCGTTTTTACTATCGCTTGAAGGCGGCGTTGACCGGAAGAAGATTAAGGGACCGGATATTGAGGAATAG